The Methanocaldococcus sp. genome includes a window with the following:
- a CDS encoding TIGR00266 family protein: protein MGSGRLGLSPALPGDIIHQCFRWSLYPQSGSYLASSPNIEIDTKFGGAKTFFGGKGLFLIKLEGEGDVFLSSFGAIAEIDLNDERIIVDNGHLVAFTEGLEYRLTKLGSIKSAILGGEGKVYEFSGTGKIYIQSRSFELFIGKILPYIEPKK from the coding sequence ATTGGAAGTGGAAGATTAGGACTATCTCCAGCATTACCAGGTGATATAATACATCAATGCTTTAGATGGAGTTTATATCCCCAAAGTGGTTCTTACTTAGCATCCTCCCCCAATATAGAAATAGATACAAAATTTGGAGGTGCCAAGACATTTTTTGGAGGGAAAGGGTTATTTTTGATTAAATTAGAAGGGGAAGGGGATGTATTTTTATCAAGTTTTGGAGCTATTGCAGAGATAGACTTAAATGACGAAAGAATTATTGTTGATAACGGGCATCTTGTGGCATTTACTGAGGGTTTAGAGTATAGACTTACTAAACTAGGTAGTATAAAATCTGCAATACTTGGAGGAGAAGGTAAGGTTTATGAGTTTAGCGGAACAGGAAAGATATATATTCAATCAAGAAGTTTTGAATTATTTATTGGAAAAATTCTTCCGTATATAGAGCCAAAGAAATAA
- a CDS encoding site-specific DNA-methyltransferase, with protein MDIKTNHKIIFGDSRKMDEIDDESVHLVVTSPPYPMIEMWDDLFKSLNPKIEKIWKNIENEEDEEKKEKNIIKIYNLMHETLLPTWEEIYRVLVPGGIVCINIGDATRKINGIFRLFPNHSKIIEHFEKIGFVTLPYILWKKPTNKPNAFLGSGFLPPNAYVTLDVEFILIFRKGKPRKFKPKDPLRYASAYTKEERDKWFSQIWEDIRGDKQIHPKIERRTASYPEEIPRRLIRMFSIIGDTVLDPFLGTGTTTKVAIELKRNSIGYEIDENLKPIIEEKIGIKQRRLGLNFEVEFIYRK; from the coding sequence ATGGACATAAAAACCAATCATAAAATAATCTTTGGAGATTCAAGGAAAATGGATGAAATTGATGATGAAAGTGTCCATTTAGTTGTAACCTCCCCTCCATATCCTATGATTGAAATGTGGGATGATTTATTTAAATCTTTGAACCCAAAAATAGAGAAAATATGGAAAAATATAGAAAATGAAGAAGATGAAGAAAAAAAAGAAAAAAATATTATAAAAATATATAATTTAATGCATGAAACTTTGTTACCTACTTGGGAAGAGATTTATAGAGTATTAGTTCCTGGAGGAATAGTTTGTATAAATATAGGCGATGCAACAAGAAAAATTAATGGTATTTTTAGGTTGTTTCCAAATCATTCTAAGATAATAGAACACTTTGAGAAAATTGGATTCGTAACTCTTCCCTATATATTATGGAAAAAACCTACAAATAAGCCAAATGCTTTTTTAGGTTCAGGATTTTTGCCTCCTAATGCCTATGTAACACTTGATGTTGAATTTATATTAATATTCAGAAAAGGAAAGCCAAGAAAATTTAAACCCAAAGACCCATTAAGATATGCAAGTGCATACACAAAAGAAGAGAGAGATAAATGGTTCAGTCAAATATGGGAAGATATAAGGGGAGATAAACAAATACATCCAAAAATAGAAAGACGAACAGCATCATATCCAGAAGAAATTCCAAGAAGATTAATTAGAATGTTTTCTATAATAGGAGATACTGTTTTAGACCCATTCTTGGGAACTGGAACTACAACAAAAGTAGCAATTGAATTAAAAAGAAATTCGATTGGTTATGAAATTGATGAAAACTTAAAGCCGATAATTGAAGAAAAAATAGGAATAAAACAAAGGAGGTTAGGTTTAAATTTTGAAGTTGAATTCATATATCGCAAGTAA
- a CDS encoding CopG family transcriptional regulator has protein sequence MSKRIQVTFTKEQWSMIEKFRGILGESDAELIRNIVLIWLSEKSIITTKIKKDMDDENGHKNQS, from the coding sequence ATGAGTAAGAGAATTCAGGTCACATTTACAAAAGAACAGTGGAGTATGATAGAAAAATTTCGTGGAATATTGGGGGAAAGCGATGCAGAATTAATTCGCAATATTGTGTTAATTTGGTTATCCGAAAAATCTATAATAACTACAAAAATAAAAAAAGATATGGATGATGAAAATGGACATAAAAACCAATCATAA